The genomic interval AAGCTGTTCagattgaaataaaaattaatgttttcagtaTAAAACTTTTCATCTTAATATGTGAGTATGAGTATTCTGATCAATTGCTTGATTCATTCTAGGTTAATAGTGGGAGACAAGAAGATTCGTGTTATTTTCAAATGATGGAGATGGAGGACCTCAGAGGATCTCATGTTGCAAGCTTTTTAAATTCCAAATAACTTGTAAAGCATTGTATGATATTGTCAAACATTTATATTAGTGCAGTATTCTAAGCTTTTCTGTATTCTGTTGCCTCATTGTCTCTTGGACAAATGTAtttgttgttttagttttatagCCTGCCATTGTGTATTCTGATGTTTTATGTTAATAAGCATAAAGTCTTTTGTTAGATATTGTCTGAATGTAtttcttcactttttttttactttgcaaTATGTAAATATGGAGCACACACTCCAAAATGGAGTGGCCAAgctaaaatggcaaaatatttagtggtcttttaatggccttaaccattttaatcacaaatcactggttgggaaattagcaagaattgcacaaatactgtagataaagTAACTTTAGCATGGAATAGCCTTCCCCAACTTGCAGACAGCTTTATACGGGAAGaagagtcagtgttgttccactcaatgttaatggcttcaaacagttcatgagtagttgaaaaatgtctcccagttcgtttgagtttaatgtgagaccaaatattcagtatagggttcaaatctggactctgaccaggccaaaacatgagcctgatggTCTTGTTCTCAAGCCACTTCTTGGTTGTTTTGTGAGCGTTGTCTTGTtgaaaaaataacatctgatcattcctctttagataacaacttttcatCTGTGGGAAAcaagccattctgcaatattctcctgtactccaaagcattaaatgacttttcacagaGAAGTAGCTCACCATACCAGCAGTTAAAAGGCTCCACACACAATGACACCTCTTCCTCTATActtcactgtggtagagatgcatttattatatatatatatatattttttgtgtgtgtgtgtgtgtgtgtgtgtgtgtgtgtagagagaaagagagaaaatattTAGGAATTGtcaaaaacttatttaaaactaaaaaatgtattgtcatttattaggcAAATAACAAACAGGAACAACTATATAGTCTTTATTCCCACAtaataacagaaaaatatatatatatattatttttattgtatgcCCTCTTTTGGCCTTGATAACAGCTTGCATTCTTGCTGGCATTGTTTTTATCTACTTTTCCACAGTCTCTGCTGTTTTCAACTTCCAAATAGTTTCTAGTTGTTCCCAAATACTTGCTTTTGATGAAACTTTCATGCGATCTATCTTTGAATCCATTAAAtcacaacaataattatattgtgACTAAAGAGCTTGCACATTCTGGTGTGGATTAACTattacagaaacataaaaaatgattttggtaaTCACCAATACAGCTAGGGCAGCTGTGGCATAAACCTTACATTGGGTGGTggtctaatatatatatatatatatatatatatatgatgtcctgagaggatatttgttttttaatgaccCTTGACCCTTAATGACCCTAtgagtttgattaaaccatcaaaatatgaggaaaatatttaaatatgagggaagaacaaaactcTAAGCTCGGTTAAGGTATTATATCTAATGAAATTATTTAGCAGAAATTTATGTCTGCACAATTTGACATTTTCATTGaattcaaaatctttaacagatttttaataataattcagtTTAGTAATAATTTGAATATATAATCAAATCATGATCTCTGTCTTCTGTTCACTCACTATGATTCTGAGACCCacttaatataatttgtaagaACAAATATGACTTTTGGCTCAAAGTGCATCTTTAAGTtcaatgtgttgttttattatgccATTTTGTTGATAACATTTACAGCCAAGGTCAGGCAGTTATCACACGCTTGACAAGCAAATCAATAACACAGATATAatagtgggggaaaaaaaaaaactgtccaaATGTGAAACAAATCTGATAAGGGAACAAACGTCCACTGATCTAACTCTAGACTGAAAATGTCTGTGCTTATACCTcacagttattgtttttgtaaacTTTCCAGATCTTTTCATTGTCTCCTAAAACTTGATTGTATGTGGCTGCTGCATCCTTTACAATAATCCTATGATAATATATCAGACTTTCAGGGATAAAAGAGTGATTTATGATGGAACAAGTCAAGTTGGCTCTTTTATCATATAGTGCTTCCCTCTGCTACAGTCACAAAGTTTCTCACTGCACTTGATGGTACACAATGTCAGTGGATATGGAGAAGCTAGAGCTCAAAGAGCTGGACAAAACTTTGCTGAAGAAGAACGAATCCTCACCCAAACCTCTGAGCAAATATGAAAGAATAATCCAGCCATGTGTTGCCGAGCTGGTGGGCACaacattttttgtcttcataGGCTGTGTGTCTGTCATTGAAAATGTGGAGGCAGCAGGAAGACTTCAGCCAGCACTTGTACATGGTTTGGCAGTGGCTGTGTTGGTGGCGTGTATGGCAGAAATCAGGTAAGAATTTTTGGTTACATTTTAgcttaaggtgtccttgttatattaaaattatacatttaagtactgagtaatgttaattaatgacatgtacttactatatgcttaggttagttgcatgtaattatgcataatatactgttaaaactacagtaagtacatatgtaacaaagacactaaaataaagtattacggatctttaaaaaaaatatatatattttttttttagacttgtTCAATTATTTTTGAGTGCTGACGGTCATGTTTCTGAATCCCTTTCTGAAAGAgaatgagtttatatctcacctgaattatttttttttttccctccatgcAGCGGATCACATTTCAACCCTCCATTCACCATCGCTATCTGGTTGTGTGGTGGAATGCAGCTGACAATGGTTGTTCCCTACCTTATCAGTCAGCTTATCGGAGGTGTGCTGGGAGCTGTAATGTCAAAggtgtgagcaaaaatacactttaatacaagaacattaaataatattggTGTTGCTTtccataacaaaaaaaaaaagtgctcaacagacaaatgtatttttttaggtTATGACATCACACGAGAACTACATGAATGCTACCGGAGCGGCCTTTACTATTCTTACGTCTGATGAGCAGCTGGGGAAGGTTGTGTTTGCTGAAATGGCCATGACATGTCTAGTAACCATGGTAGTGCTGTTGGGGGCAGTCAATGGAAAGAGCAAAAGCCCCCTGGTGCCCTTCATGGTGGGCTGCACTGTTATCGTCAATATTCTGGCAGGGTAAGTCTGGAACGAAATAAATCTTAATAGCATGGCCAGGGCCGTGACCAGTTACCTAATTTACCTCAACATTATACCAAAATCAAGTTCAAATGGAGTTACAAGTTTTTTGACCAGCGAATATCGGACATAGCCTATGTGTTCTGTCCGTAGAACGGCCGCACTTTAGGCAGTAAGTTCATGTTTTCAACTTATAAAcatataaagtttattgtagctATGTGGGCGCTCacttttttctgtcatttatccaaaatctcatgttataaaagatgaagtgctTTGCACAGGCTATTTAAGACAGTTTTGGCTTGACTCAACGACAAATGCTATTTGAAAACACTCTTCTCcgctcctcaaatacataaaacattagccttaatagccaatagtgtttcttgagcaatatcattataacattacaagtaacgcgagttatgtaatcagattacttcttccaagtaactagtaaagtaacgcattacttttaaaattacaacaaaatatcagttactttttcaaataagtaacgcaagttactctgttttcccatttattgactgacagctctcctgcccccatgttgagagaaccatgagtaagtgcagagctgttgtgtgcgctgtgtaaacatgatggttattgcagttctagactaaatgtgagatACTCATctcaaatgaaaaagaaaagcagAAAGAATGAATAACGACTGTGAAATGCACACTCGGAATATTATGTAAACCGgcaatatatatgcatataagaCAAATATAGCCTACTTTATGTACAAAGTAATGTAACTCAtcacttttcataaaaagtaactaagtaatgcaaatagttacttttttagggagtaacacaatattgtaacgttcttgagtaaagaaaactATGTAGTTTGTCAAAGAATCAGTTCTTTATCTAtctttgcattgcaaacaaacATGGTCCAAATGGCACTTCATTCACGGTAGAGGCGGGGTGGAGCTataggtttgactgacagtttgaggatccagtGGAGATATGATGTTTAGTCCGAAgcactttttaatacttttcattggttaaatgtttccaaaacccacagacagacgTGGGGTGATACTAATGATTTATGAGGgtgaaaaaagacattttacaaatgttaacaaatgataTATAGGCCTATGTATAACATTTCGCTATAATAGAATTTGTTTCTGTCTGAAAAAtctatgttgttttattaaatagaGGAGACGTTTCTGGCACCTGTTTGAACCCTGCAAGAGCTTTCGGACCTGCATTGATAGCTAACCACTGGTCTTATCATTGGGTTTATTGGGTCGGTCCGATAGGGGGAGGTCTGGTGGCTGCTGCTCTCGTGAGGTCAGTTTGCCTTGATATAAAATATTCCATATTTCCTTGTTGAGATCTTGTGtcaagaaaattattttttaattaaatatactttattattttaacaggCTTCTGCTTGGAGATGAGAAGACACGAGTTATAATGAAATGATATTGGAGCACATCAGCATGCAAAGCCTCCTCAATTCATGATGCCATTAATACTTCTAAATGCTCTAAATATTTCATATGTCTAACTTAACAGCATatattgcattttcatttaaaactttgTGCGTGCTTGACTTTTATAACAAATGACcaacactttttctttttttccagcaGATGTCAGTAAATTGTCTTTTGATAACGTTTCACATAAAATAGCATGTTTTATCTCAAGCTgcagtttatatttttttcgaaataaattttattccatatttttatatttttatactataTCAGTGTGTTTTAAATACTGCACATTTCAACATTAACAATAACTGTTCGTTGAACATTTCCTGATCTGTCCTATTTAGCTTCAAAAGAAGTTTCTATTTCTGTAAAGCATATCAATTAAATGtctaaatgcaattttttttttttttttttttttttgggcagaCACCATACCACCGAAATCgagtaataattatatataggAATAATAAGAAGAGGAATAACGACTAGAATAATTAGGCTatatatgatgatgatgataataataataataataataataataatagggctaattattattattattattattgttttttaatagaAGAAATATGGGATACGTAGATTAGTTTTTACAAGTTGTCACATGGGCTATTCTCTAAAAAATtctggtgtttttttgttgttgttgttgttgttgttgtttgttttgttttttttttgttttttgttttttttacctaaATGCTTGGTTCAGCCTGTTGGGTCATTTTAttgggttattattattattaagtgcTGGCTAGTTTTGTGTAACTCAGCTGCTGGGTCAGTTTTACTGACAATACGCGAAGCTGCAGTGTAATATAATGTTGGGTAGTCGAGGCTGCTCCTGCACTTCCTATGATTCTGAAAGAATGATGACTCGTCattgaataaaaattattttatattaactgTCCTTGTCCTAGCCTATATAACAGATTTTAGAGTAgccatattattatttaaaatgaatagccTTCAATATCACGTTGTGTGACACTATGTCAAAAACAAACCAGCAAAtgggtttattataaaacataaaaaagttgGGTCTAAATAATCCAGCATGTGTTCTGTCCAATATTTACACAACACTGGGTTGCCAAATAGTTAAAAACGTCAACAAATGtcgtttttaacccagcatttttagtgtGTATATTTCAGTAATACTATAGCCTACTAAACTTGTGATATCAGAGAATAGTAATTATAAGATATTTGTAgactattttaatgtaatttttcgACACAATATAGTTAGTTGACCTATACCCACCTTTTTGCCGAAAAGTCTGTACTGCCCATCTGCTCTTCACAGTGTTTATTCTATGTTCAGACAATCAAGATATCAGGTTTGAATGACCGTAAATGCCCTATACAAGACTATCTCACGTGACTCAAAGCTGCTCGCGTGTCTCaaagttgatttatttgattttagttGACGGGTtcttgtcttcttttttttttattgtagctaattaatatacatttttatatattattatgtatgtataatgtatgtaattaattcgactatatatatatatatatatatatatatatatatatatatagtataatttctacttattaaatataatatccTTCTGTTTTGAAAGgtcttaaatattttatatgttaaaAGAAACAGAATTGATAACGGTATGTATAAACATTGGTGTGCCAAAATGAGATGATTGAAACGTTTGTTTTCAATATCCTATATTTATTCAAGCAACAGGCTTAACTATTTGAGAGACCTGTCCTCTGTATGATTTAATTTATATGATCCAATAGCCTAATTATAT from Ctenopharyngodon idella isolate HZGC_01 chromosome 12, HZGC01, whole genome shotgun sequence carries:
- the aqp8a.2 gene encoding aquaporin-8a.2; protein product: MSVDMEKLELKELDKTLLKKNESSPKPLSKYERIIQPCVAELVGTTFFVFIGCVSVIENVEAAGRLQPALVHGLAVAVLVACMAEISGSHFNPPFTIAIWLCGGMQLTMVVPYLISQLIGGVLGAVMSKVMTSHENYMNATGAAFTILTSDEQLGKVVFAEMAMTCLVTMVVLLGAVNGKSKSPLVPFMVGCTVIVNILAGGDVSGTCLNPARAFGPALIANHWSYHWVYWVGPIGGGLVAAALVRLLLGDEKTRVIMK